A stretch of DNA from Phycisphaerales bacterium AB-hyl4:
GTCAGACCACCGCGATCGCCTGAAGCCTCGGCGGTGGCATATTGTCCGTTGGTTGTGATGTCGTCCTTGATCATGCTTTCCGGCTCCCACCAATGTCCGTAAAACTACCTCGTAAACCACCGGGCCGAGTCGTCATCTCTCGGCCCGGCGTTGACAACCCGCACAGCCTATGCGGAACCGGTGACGTGAGGCAACTGATGTACGACGCAACCGCTATATCGGGTTTTAAGCCTGCTCAATAGCGATCCCGAGACGACTTCAGCGACTTTTATGAGAATCAGGCCCAAGCCAGGCCGGAGAAGGTTGAGTTATACATAACATATATTATCGGACTTTAGGTCCTGTCGTCCCGGCTCACTTCAGGCCGCTGGTCAGTGAGTCTCCGTCGGCCCGGTTCGATGTGGGGAGCACGGAAATGCTGCCGTCGGTCTCCAGAATGACCGCTCCGACGGTGTCCAGATGGGCGTGGCCGGCTTGTCTCGCGGCGGCTTCGATCTCGACGCGGGTCACACGCTCGCGTTGCATGGCCACCTCCCGAAACTCGCCTTGCGTGTACAGCATCGTCGGCGACGCCTTGATCAGCCGCTGCAACGGCTGCCAGCGGCATGAAAGCCAGGTGATGACGAACTGGGCGGCGATGAGGAAGCTGAACGCGGTGACACCTTGGGCGAGCGTCGCGGTTGGGGACAGCAGCAGGCTTGCCAGTGTCGAGCCGAACGCGACGGTGATCACCAGGTCAAAAGCGTTCATCTTTGAGAGCGTTCGATTTCCAGAGACGCGCAACAGCAGGATCAGCGCCGCGTAGGCCGGGACGCCGATCGCGACCACGCGGATGACGTTGCCCCAGTCAACAAATACCCAGCTACCAGCGGTCATCAGCAGGTTATGATCGGTCATGCGGCGATTTTAGGTGTGCGCGCGGCGAGGCTGAAGCCTCGCTGCCTTGGGGTTATGCCGGTGCGATACGCGTGCGTCGGCCTTCGATGGTGACGCGGCCCTCTGCGATGAGGCGGATCGCTTCGGGGTAGGCGAGCTTTTCCTGCTCGGCGACGCGGCCGGCGAGGGTTTCTGGGGTATCGTCATCCTCCACCGGGCAGGTGCGTTGGATGAGGATGGGCCCGCGGTCATATTCGTTG
This window harbors:
- a CDS encoding DUF421 domain-containing protein, with product MTDHNLLMTAGSWVFVDWGNVIRVVAIGVPAYAALILLLRVSGNRTLSKMNAFDLVITVAFGSTLASLLLSPTATLAQGVTAFSFLIAAQFVITWLSCRWQPLQRLIKASPTMLYTQGEFREVAMQRERVTRVEIEAAARQAGHAHLDTVGAVILETDGSISVLPTSNRADGDSLTSGLK